The following proteins come from a genomic window of Dreissena polymorpha isolate Duluth1 chromosome 1, UMN_Dpol_1.0, whole genome shotgun sequence:
- the LOC127864960 gene encoding uncharacterized protein LOC127864960: protein MTWVAPSLHKRSDTNTTQSAERRSFQFPEQRKRVPLGGKIVQYLIQTQLDVPVRSIQFDPLDIRSARHGVNSRWVVEFCTIADMAKAIQPGLQVGTDRLVFYPHDDVTTREIAAYRNYMEVVNAHAVIAASADNAVRGKLKNAVSSRRRHSRP, encoded by the exons aTGACCTGGGTCGCCCCAAGTCTGCACAAGCGCAGTGACACAAACACCACCCAGTCGGCCGAACGCCGCAGTTTTCAGTTTCCAGAACAACGAAAACGTGTCCCACTCGGAGGTAAAATT GTGCAGTACCTAATACAGACTCAACTCGACGTTCCTGTACGAAGTATCCAGTTCGATCCCCTCGATATCCGGTCGGCGCGACACGGGGTCAACTCCCGCTGGGTCGTCGAATTTTGTACTATAGCGGATATGGCAAAAGCTATACAGCCGGGACTTCAAGTGGGCACGGACCGGCTGGTGTTCTACCCGCATGATGACGTCACTACACGCGAAATCGCTGCCTATAGAAACTACATGGAGGTTGTTAACGCTCATGCAGTGATAGCGGCGTCTGCTGATAACGCAGTGCGCGGGAAACTTAAAAACGCAGTTTCCAGCCGTCGACGTCACTCACGACCTTAA